The Flavobacterium jumunjinense genome includes a region encoding these proteins:
- a CDS encoding asparagine synthase-related protein, producing MNLKTPIIPNKTVFVGEKKTLNYEAICVFAATGFFLDQDTYFKELQVVKPASNYDIENNKIKNESAYFKWHYSPIERPLKEIVEEFAKLFETIIEEQVKNKTVILPLSGGLDSRTQAAALFHLGNKVNAYSYEFLNGHNETNYSQKIAKACGFSFEKWKVKEGYLWNKIEELARINQCYSEFTHPRQMAFIEKYDQMGDVFSLGHWGDVLFDDMSVSDNLTNEQQVEILFKKVVKKGGLELASNLWKSWNLKGDFKEYLKTRIGCLLGEINMPSNANAQIRAFKSLYWAPRWTSTNLSIFEKIKPITLPYYDNRICEFICTIPEKYLAGRQIQIEYLKLRMPALAKITWQEKRPFNLYNYKNNKFPYNFPFRVFDKLKRTISNERFIQRNWELQFLGKENEKELEKWLFENDNFKGLINEELVKAFYLDFKNKDAVYYSHSVSMLLTLSLFTKNNKNEE from the coding sequence ATGAATTTAAAAACACCCATTATTCCAAATAAAACAGTTTTTGTAGGTGAGAAAAAAACACTCAACTATGAAGCTATTTGTGTATTTGCAGCCACAGGTTTTTTTTTAGATCAAGATACTTATTTTAAAGAATTACAAGTTGTAAAACCAGCGAGTAATTATGATATTGAAAACAATAAAATTAAGAATGAATCTGCCTATTTCAAATGGCATTATTCACCAATAGAAAGACCTTTAAAAGAAATTGTAGAGGAGTTCGCAAAATTATTTGAAACAATAATAGAAGAACAAGTTAAAAATAAAACGGTTATTCTGCCTTTGTCTGGTGGTTTAGATAGTCGAACGCAGGCTGCAGCATTATTTCATTTAGGGAATAAAGTAAATGCCTACAGCTACGAATTTTTAAATGGACATAACGAAACAAATTATAGCCAAAAGATAGCCAAAGCATGCGGTTTTTCTTTTGAAAAATGGAAAGTTAAGGAAGGTTATTTGTGGAATAAAATAGAAGAATTAGCTAGGATAAATCAATGCTATTCTGAATTTACGCACCCAAGGCAAATGGCTTTTATAGAAAAATACGATCAAATGGGCGATGTTTTTAGTTTAGGACATTGGGGCGATGTTTTGTTTGATGATATGAGTGTGTCAGACAATTTAACAAATGAGCAGCAAGTTGAAATTTTATTTAAAAAGGTAGTAAAAAAAGGAGGATTAGAATTAGCAAGTAACCTATGGAAATCGTGGAATTTAAAAGGAGATTTTAAAGAATATTTAAAAACTAGAATTGGGTGTTTACTGGGGGAAATTAATATGCCTTCGAATGCAAACGCTCAAATAAGAGCTTTTAAAAGTTTATATTGGGCACCAAGATGGACAAGTACTAATTTATCTATTTTTGAAAAAATTAAACCTATAACACTACCTTACTACGACAATAGAATATGTGAATTCATTTGTACTATTCCAGAAAAATACTTAGCAGGAAGACAAATTCAAATTGAGTATTTAAAGTTGCGAATGCCTGCATTAGCTAAAATTACATGGCAAGAAAAAAGACCATTTAACTTATACAATTATAAAAACAACAAATTCCCATATAACTTCCCTTTTAGAGTTTTTGATAAATTGAAGCGAACTATTTCGAATGAAAGATTTATTCAAAGAAATTGGGAACTTCAGTTTTTAGGTAAAGAAAATGAGAAGGAACTAGAGAAATGGCTGTTTGAAAATGATAACTTTAAGGGATTAATTAATGAAGAGTTAGTGAAGGCTTTTTATTTAGATTTTAAAAATAAAGATGCAGTTTATTATTCTCATAGTGTGAGTATGTTGTTAACGCTTTCATTGTTTACAAAAAATAATAAAAATGAAGAATAA
- a CDS encoding acyltransferase family protein, translated as MEKIKENRIPSLDGIRALSILMVVFGHAFKGYFKLIDIANLGVRIFFIISAYLIVGILFRDVNLNRFSIKTFYFKRLIRTFPAFYVYLLIVVIVLLYFEMFQMEQFWRAPVYLENYHPRSLWNNNQWFVGHTWSLAVEEQFYVLIALMFMLFNRKVINYNQLLKIFLAIVVITPLIRVSYLFVHAIPNLFRGSLHRSFETVADSLAMGGILAIITKEKIINSKIFKFLKDKILILILILFFFQMLNSSLLVELFGLKIRYFYNFVGLTIINCIITLLIFILINKDRTSTFFCFLNNPIMKTIGLWSYSIYLWQQIWLYSWDIPLYLKFIGIIISSMISYYLIEKKFLSWRDTYLKNK; from the coding sequence TTGGAAAAGATAAAAGAAAATAGAATTCCTTCATTAGACGGAATAAGGGCTTTATCAATTTTAATGGTAGTTTTTGGACATGCGTTTAAAGGTTATTTTAAGTTGATTGATATAGCAAATTTAGGTGTTAGAATATTTTTTATAATTTCTGCCTATTTAATTGTTGGTATTCTATTTCGAGATGTTAATTTAAATAGATTTTCAATTAAAACATTCTATTTTAAAAGATTAATAAGAACCTTTCCAGCTTTTTATGTTTACCTTCTTATTGTAGTTATTGTACTATTGTATTTTGAAATGTTTCAAATGGAACAATTTTGGCGAGCACCTGTTTATTTAGAAAATTATCATCCTCGATCACTTTGGAACAACAATCAATGGTTTGTAGGGCATACTTGGTCGTTAGCAGTTGAAGAACAATTTTATGTGTTAATTGCTTTGATGTTTATGCTCTTTAATAGGAAAGTTATAAATTACAACCAACTGCTCAAAATATTCTTAGCAATAGTAGTAATAACACCTTTAATTCGAGTAAGTTATTTGTTTGTACACGCTATTCCCAATCTGTTTAGAGGATCTTTGCATCGTTCGTTTGAAACGGTAGCAGATTCATTAGCAATGGGTGGAATACTAGCTATAATTACTAAAGAAAAAATAATTAATTCTAAAATATTTAAATTCCTGAAGGATAAAATTTTGATTTTAATTCTAATACTCTTTTTCTTTCAAATGCTTAACTCTTCGTTATTAGTTGAGTTATTTGGACTCAAAATAAGATATTTTTATAATTTCGTAGGACTAACAATAATAAATTGTATAATCACATTATTAATTTTTATTCTAATTAATAAAGATAGAACAAGTACTTTTTTCTGCTTTTTAAACAATCCAATAATGAAAACAATTGGTCTGTGGAGTTATTCCATATACCTTTGGCAACAAATTTGGTTGTATTCATGGGATATTCCACTCTATTTGAAATTTATAGGAATAATAATCTCTTCTATGATTTCTTATTATTTAATTGAAAAAAAGTTTTTATCTTGGCGAGATACCTATTTAAAAAACAAGTAA
- a CDS encoding glycosyltransferase: MRKIRILYTIPNFDTAGSGKALLNIALSLDNDLFEPHILCLNNKGAFFKVVEQSGVPVHVFNYLAKERPLFKMIMDSWKISRKLKEIKPDIIHSFNYSSNYTEALAARFAGIKWIFTKKNMSWGGSSRNSWKLRSFLAKKIIVQNKDMEQQFYPNSNKMELIPRGVVLEKFKASTPTKEIKEQMRTAEEQRVLICVANFVPVKGIEVLIDTFDKIHNQHPEWVLWLVGDDKNDYGELLKERVKSLDLPNKIIFSGKQLNITPFLDHAEIFILPTLSKGEGSPVALLEAMANQKVVIGSKVSGIKDQLENYPLHLFTPKDSLELAGKLSHFMKMNKAELNKLGEKFIELVQGNYTIEIEVKRHENFYKSLL, encoded by the coding sequence ATGAGAAAAATAAGAATTCTATATACGATACCAAACTTTGATACGGCAGGTAGTGGAAAAGCATTATTAAATATCGCATTAAGTTTAGATAATGATTTATTTGAGCCTCATATTTTATGTTTAAATAATAAAGGTGCTTTTTTTAAAGTAGTAGAACAAAGTGGCGTTCCTGTACATGTTTTTAATTATTTAGCCAAAGAACGTCCACTTTTTAAAATGATAATGGATAGTTGGAAGATTTCAAGAAAACTGAAAGAGATTAAGCCTGATATTATTCATAGTTTTAATTATAGTTCTAATTATACAGAAGCCTTAGCGGCAAGATTTGCAGGTATAAAATGGATTTTTACAAAAAAGAACATGAGCTGGGGTGGAAGTTCAAGAAACAGCTGGAAACTCCGTTCTTTTCTAGCTAAAAAAATTATTGTTCAAAATAAAGATATGGAACAGCAATTTTATCCAAATTCCAATAAAATGGAATTAATACCAAGAGGAGTTGTTTTAGAAAAGTTTAAAGCCTCTACTCCAACTAAGGAAATAAAGGAACAAATGAGAACAGCAGAAGAACAAAGAGTTTTAATCTGTGTCGCTAATTTTGTTCCAGTTAAAGGTATTGAAGTTTTAATTGACACGTTTGATAAAATTCATAATCAACATCCAGAATGGGTATTGTGGTTAGTTGGAGATGATAAAAACGATTATGGTGAATTGCTAAAAGAAAGAGTAAAAAGTTTGGACTTACCAAATAAAATTATTTTTTCGGGTAAGCAATTAAATATCACACCATTCCTAGACCATGCAGAAATTTTTATTCTACCTACATTAAGCAAGGGAGAAGGGTCTCCTGTTGCACTTTTAGAAGCAATGGCAAATCAAAAGGTAGTTATAGGGTCAAAAGTATCTGGAATTAAAGACCAATTAGAAAATTATCCTTTGCATTTATTTACTCCTAAAGATAGTTTGGAACTTGCAGGAAAATTGAGTCATTTTATGAAAATGAATAAAGCTGAACTTAATAAATTAGGTGAGAAATTCATTGAATTAGTGCAAGGGAATTATACTATTGAAATTGAAGTAAAACGTCACGAAAATTTTTATAAATCATTACTCTAA